A single window of Prosthecobacter debontii DNA harbors:
- the rarD gene encoding EamA family transporter RarD has protein sequence MSRPSSSAVLSAILAFGTWGIVPVYWKWIGHVGADIAVAQRVVWTLAMTLPLLLMRGEWQSWWRELRQGRVIRTHALAAGLLGVNWGTFVWSALHGHLVECSLGYFLNPLLNVLIGCVLLGEKLSRWQKVSIALAGCGVGVQMVAAGRPPWIALVLAFTFGFYGLVRRRSVQGPLAGLATESILALPLALLFLVWTQFQGRDVFGDGGARDVSLVMGLGVVTTVPLLGFAHAARHLPFSLLGLLQFLAPTGQFLLGVLAYGEPLSPLSLIAFGFIWSAIAVFCTDLLRKAN, from the coding sequence ATGTCCCGCCCTTCCTCTTCCGCTGTCTTGAGCGCCATCCTGGCCTTTGGCACCTGGGGCATCGTGCCGGTGTATTGGAAATGGATCGGTCACGTGGGGGCAGACATCGCGGTGGCTCAACGCGTGGTGTGGACCCTAGCCATGACTCTCCCCCTCCTTCTGATGCGGGGCGAATGGCAGAGCTGGTGGCGTGAGTTGAGGCAAGGTCGGGTGATCCGAACGCATGCCTTGGCGGCAGGGCTGCTGGGCGTCAACTGGGGCACCTTTGTCTGGTCCGCACTGCATGGGCATCTGGTGGAGTGCAGCTTGGGCTACTTCCTGAATCCGCTCCTAAATGTGTTGATCGGCTGTGTGTTGCTGGGGGAAAAACTCAGCCGTTGGCAGAAGGTGAGCATCGCCCTGGCGGGCTGTGGCGTCGGCGTGCAAATGGTGGCGGCTGGGCGTCCTCCCTGGATCGCGCTGGTGCTAGCCTTCACGTTTGGCTTTTACGGTCTGGTGCGGCGGCGCTCGGTGCAGGGACCGCTGGCGGGGCTCGCCACCGAGTCCATCTTGGCCTTACCCCTGGCCCTGCTGTTTCTCGTCTGGACTCAGTTCCAGGGGCGGGATGTCTTCGGTGATGGCGGTGCCCGTGATGTGTCTCTGGTCATGGGGCTGGGCGTTGTCACCACGGTTCCTTTACTCGGCTTCGCCCATGCCGCCCGTCATTTACCCTTCAGTTTGTTAGGCTTACTTCAGTTCCTAGCTCCTACCGGACAGTTTCTGCTGGGCGTGCTGGCCTATGGCGAGCCCTTGAGCCCACTCTCCCTGATCGCCTTTGGATTTATCTGGAGCGCCATCGCGGTCTTTTGCACAGACTTGCTGAGAAAGGCGAACTGA
- a CDS encoding DUF3800 domain-containing protein, giving the protein MNLIYLDESGNTGKNLADPQQPVFVLGALIVPEGKWQLVETDLEAALDKYIPSPRPEKFEIHAGDVRQGSGYFKEVSVTSRIALRDNWLRIANTHGLKFIYRAITKKRYQRWLEEAFGKGVTINPHLVAFPLLSQVINKWLKEQGESELGILISDENREVVGDIERFQRLLRAESSELKLDRIIEKGFFIDSQQSCLLQLADLCTYQARKKEERIVGLPPKSIDDTGIELLEPLIYKGQEAWHDVIQWLSKLPR; this is encoded by the coding sequence ATGAATCTGATTTATCTCGATGAGAGTGGCAATACTGGGAAAAATCTTGCAGATCCCCAACAGCCCGTCTTTGTGCTCGGAGCTTTAATAGTGCCTGAAGGTAAATGGCAACTGGTTGAAACAGACCTCGAAGCGGCTTTGGACAAATATATACCTTCACCAAGGCCTGAGAAATTCGAGATTCATGCAGGCGATGTACGCCAAGGCTCAGGATACTTTAAAGAGGTGTCTGTCACATCTAGGATTGCCCTGCGAGACAATTGGCTGCGAATCGCAAATACCCATGGGTTAAAGTTTATCTATCGAGCGATTACCAAAAAACGTTACCAGCGTTGGCTGGAAGAGGCCTTTGGGAAGGGGGTCACGATCAATCCTCATTTGGTAGCTTTTCCCCTGCTGTCTCAGGTCATTAACAAATGGCTCAAAGAACAAGGAGAGTCAGAGTTAGGAATTTTGATCTCTGATGAGAACCGAGAAGTCGTTGGCGACATTGAACGGTTTCAAAGACTTTTGAGAGCTGAATCCAGTGAACTGAAACTAGATCGGATCATCGAAAAAGGCTTTTTCATCGACTCGCAGCAAAGTTGCCTTCTGCAACTTGCCGACCTTTGCACTTATCAAGCTAGGAAAAAAGAGGAACGTATTGTCGGTCTTCCTCCAAAATCGATCGACGATACAGGCATAGAATTGCTAGAGCCGCTGATTTACAAAGGCCAAGAAGCTTGGCATGACGTCATTCAATGGCTAAGCAAGCTTCCCAGATAA
- a CDS encoding DUF2721 domain-containing protein: MTLPDLIPTLQLSIGPVILISGIGLLLLSMTNRFGRIIDRSRHLARELRAGEPRDLRLTQELQILARRARIMRAAIALSGISVLLAAVLIIDLFIGSLLLLPVATSIAIVFSLCLASLIASLVLFIRDINLSLKALWLEIPEHVHEMK, from the coding sequence ATGACCCTCCCTGATCTCATCCCCACCTTGCAGCTTTCCATTGGCCCCGTCATTCTCATCTCAGGCATTGGCCTGCTGCTGCTGAGCATGACCAATCGTTTCGGTCGGATCATTGATCGCTCACGTCACCTTGCTCGTGAGCTGAGAGCGGGTGAGCCGCGTGATCTTCGCCTCACTCAGGAGTTGCAGATCTTAGCCCGCCGAGCGCGCATCATGCGGGCCGCCATTGCCCTCTCAGGCATCAGTGTGCTGCTGGCTGCGGTGCTTATCATTGATCTCTTCATCGGCTCGCTCCTGCTGTTGCCCGTGGCGACTTCCATCGCCATCGTTTTCAGTCTTTGTCTTGCCAGCCTCATCGCCTCCTTGGTTCTTTTCATCCGCGATATCAATCTCTCCCTCAAGGCCCTGTGGTTAGAGATCCCCGAGCATGTGCATGAGATGAAATAA
- a CDS encoding glycerophosphodiester phosphodiesterase has protein sequence MSLSAQAVEIVAHRGFSSRAPENTVASFNLAWEQGADACELDLYLTADGEIAVLHDADTKRTTKVSKIVKDSTMADLQTLDAGSFKSKAYAGEKIPTLKEALATMPIGKKRFLLEVKCGPEVVPVLAKQLALWKLRAPQLCIIAFDRQVAQECKKAMPWIKVYRLSSEKENKQPVDLTQLIADTKADGLDGLDLGLKWKWSEAMVKEIKDAGLELHVWTVNRAGDARRLAELGVDGITTDDPVMVREAIEKK, from the coding sequence ATGTCTCTCAGTGCTCAAGCCGTGGAAATCGTGGCCCATCGGGGTTTTTCCTCTCGTGCGCCAGAAAACACGGTGGCGTCCTTCAATCTGGCCTGGGAACAAGGCGCAGATGCCTGCGAGCTGGACCTCTATCTGACCGCCGATGGCGAGATCGCTGTGCTGCATGATGCCGATACGAAGCGCACCACCAAGGTCTCTAAGATCGTCAAAGACAGCACCATGGCCGACCTGCAAACGCTGGATGCAGGCAGCTTCAAATCCAAAGCCTATGCCGGTGAAAAAATCCCAACGCTGAAGGAGGCCCTAGCCACCATGCCCATCGGCAAAAAGCGATTCCTGCTGGAGGTGAAATGTGGCCCTGAAGTGGTGCCCGTTTTGGCCAAGCAACTCGCGCTGTGGAAGCTACGCGCTCCTCAACTTTGCATCATTGCCTTCGATCGTCAGGTGGCCCAGGAGTGCAAGAAGGCCATGCCCTGGATCAAAGTGTATCGCCTCTCCTCCGAGAAGGAAAACAAGCAACCCGTGGACCTCACCCAACTCATTGCTGACACCAAGGCGGATGGCCTCGACGGTCTAGATCTGGGCCTGAAGTGGAAGTGGAGCGAGGCGATGGTGAAGGAGATCAAAGATGCCGGTCTTGAGCTGCATGTCTGGACCGTAAACCGCGCCGGTGATGCGCGCCGTCTCGCCGAACTGGGCGTGGATGGCATCACCACGGATGATCCCGTGATGGTGCGTGAGGCGATTGAGAAGAAGTAA
- a CDS encoding cysteine desulfurase family protein: protein MPAYFDHNATTPLHPAARQAWLQASEHHWHNASSLYREAGLTSQALEAAREQLADLIGVEPERVLFTSGASEANNTLFSGLARCLPPDACVAISAIEHPSVREAARAWLGRGRVIEIPVDAHGVVQPEALAAIVQREAPALVSVITASNESGVLQPWQALRGVCREAGVSFHTDATQWLGKLAAEELGTCAYLTGSAHKFGGPKGVGFLVMAHEEESFPLLHGGPQENNRRAGTENYPAIAAMVAALEAVSEQQPGASVQQAGFRDAFLLQMKAAFPGLRVISEEAPRLWNTALMVMPRHDNLKWLTRLTRRGFAISTGSACSSGKEGSSVIVQALGASWEELKRVVRISSGWDTSAEDWQALTEAFIEVGHELDAGGRPQ from the coding sequence GTGCCTGCTTACTTCGACCATAACGCCACCACTCCTCTGCATCCAGCCGCGCGTCAGGCCTGGCTTCAGGCGAGCGAGCATCATTGGCACAATGCCTCCAGCCTTTACCGCGAAGCGGGGCTGACAAGTCAGGCCCTGGAGGCCGCACGGGAGCAACTGGCGGACCTCATCGGTGTGGAGCCGGAGCGAGTGCTCTTCACCTCGGGGGCCAGTGAGGCGAATAACACCCTGTTTTCAGGACTTGCGCGTTGTTTACCTCCGGATGCCTGCGTGGCCATCTCCGCCATCGAGCACCCGAGTGTGCGGGAAGCCGCGCGTGCTTGGCTGGGACGTGGGCGGGTGATCGAGATCCCGGTGGATGCCCATGGGGTGGTTCAGCCCGAGGCACTCGCCGCGATTGTTCAACGCGAGGCTCCCGCTTTAGTCTCTGTCATCACCGCCAGCAATGAGAGTGGGGTTCTCCAGCCCTGGCAGGCTCTGCGAGGGGTGTGTCGTGAAGCCGGGGTGAGCTTCCATACCGATGCCACCCAGTGGCTGGGCAAACTGGCGGCTGAAGAACTGGGCACCTGCGCTTACCTCACGGGCAGCGCTCATAAATTTGGCGGCCCGAAAGGTGTCGGGTTCCTCGTCATGGCGCATGAGGAGGAAAGCTTCCCGCTTCTACATGGCGGGCCGCAGGAAAACAATCGCCGGGCAGGCACCGAGAACTATCCCGCCATCGCGGCGATGGTCGCTGCCCTGGAAGCGGTGTCGGAACAACAACCCGGCGCCAGTGTGCAACAGGCCGGTTTTCGCGATGCTTTTCTGCTCCAGATGAAAGCCGCCTTTCCAGGCCTACGCGTCATCTCTGAAGAGGCTCCACGACTCTGGAACACCGCACTCATGGTGATGCCTCGGCATGACAATCTGAAGTGGCTCACACGCCTCACCCGGCGTGGTTTTGCCATCTCCACAGGCTCGGCCTGCAGTTCAGGTAAGGAAGGCTCCTCGGTCATTGTCCAGGCGCTCGGCGCGTCCTGGGAAGAGCTGAAACGGGTCGTGCGCATCAGCAGCGGCTGGGACACCTCCGCCGAGGACTGGCAGGCGCTCACAGAAGCCTTCATCGAAGTCGGCCATGAGCTGGATGCCGGTGGCCGACCGCAGTGA
- a CDS encoding FAD-dependent oxidoreductase: MAHDLTSPPDVKRRHFLRTAFSGAALSPILGAAAETGKPGPQTATGEYVEAARSVPVMDDVDVIVCGAGPAGVTAAIVAARAGARVRLFEVHGCLGGVWTAGLLSYVLDANKPGFNQELMTRLKERSSLIQNGAGNYFYDPEEMKLLLEEMCLEAGVKIQFFARVVAAHSDDQKRLHTIVTESKSGRQAWRARVFIDSTGDGDVGALAGCSWEVGESKECPCQPMTMMAMVIAPEADALRPFASHYHSQPGWRKEPVENLRLELARVGLKASYGVPSLFHVRERLFNLMINHEYGILAYDTDAVTEATLRARAEIHRVVRGLRSLGGAWDGLQLVATAEQIGIRDGRRIRGRYMLTKEDLIEGRKQPDAVTRSTFNVDIHATSKVMNEKHGYHNAGVKTLPYDIPLRAMIAKDVDGLMMAGRCISGDFISHASYRVTGNAVGMGEGAGVVAAIAAQTKRLPQEVPWEEGLSQLKKLNLRA; the protein is encoded by the coding sequence ATGGCTCATGATCTGACTTCTCCCCCTGATGTGAAACGCCGTCATTTTCTCCGCACGGCCTTTTCTGGCGCGGCTCTCAGCCCGATCCTGGGTGCGGCCGCCGAGACTGGGAAACCCGGCCCGCAAACGGCAACGGGTGAGTATGTGGAGGCCGCCCGCAGTGTGCCTGTCATGGATGACGTGGACGTCATCGTCTGCGGTGCCGGTCCAGCCGGAGTCACCGCCGCGATTGTCGCCGCCCGTGCAGGAGCCCGCGTGCGCTTGTTTGAAGTCCATGGCTGCCTCGGTGGCGTGTGGACGGCGGGGCTGCTGAGTTATGTGCTGGATGCGAACAAGCCCGGCTTTAACCAAGAGCTGATGACGCGGCTGAAAGAGCGCTCCTCCCTCATTCAAAATGGCGCGGGAAATTACTTTTATGATCCCGAGGAGATGAAGCTGCTGCTGGAGGAAATGTGCCTGGAGGCGGGTGTGAAGATTCAGTTTTTCGCCCGTGTCGTCGCAGCGCATAGCGATGATCAAAAACGCCTGCACACCATCGTGACCGAATCGAAAAGCGGACGGCAAGCCTGGCGGGCTCGGGTGTTCATTGACTCCACAGGGGATGGCGATGTGGGCGCCCTGGCGGGCTGCTCCTGGGAAGTAGGCGAGAGCAAGGAGTGCCCCTGCCAACCCATGACGATGATGGCCATGGTCATCGCTCCCGAGGCGGATGCTCTGCGCCCTTTTGCCTCTCACTACCATAGCCAACCCGGTTGGCGTAAGGAGCCCGTGGAAAACCTGCGTCTGGAACTGGCCCGTGTCGGTTTGAAAGCCAGCTACGGCGTGCCCTCCCTGTTTCATGTGCGGGAGCGCCTCTTCAATCTCATGATTAACCATGAGTATGGCATCCTCGCCTATGATACGGACGCCGTCACGGAAGCCACGCTGCGTGCCAGAGCCGAGATCCATCGGGTCGTGCGTGGTCTGCGCTCGCTAGGAGGTGCCTGGGATGGCCTGCAACTCGTCGCCACCGCTGAGCAGATCGGCATTCGCGATGGTCGTCGCATTCGCGGACGTTACATGCTGACCAAGGAGGATTTGATCGAAGGTCGCAAGCAACCCGATGCGGTCACTCGCTCCACCTTCAACGTGGACATCCACGCCACCAGCAAGGTGATGAACGAAAAGCATGGCTATCACAATGCAGGCGTGAAGACCTTGCCCTATGACATCCCTCTGCGCGCGATGATCGCTAAAGATGTGGATGGCCTCATGATGGCGGGGCGTTGCATCAGCGGCGACTTTATCTCTCATGCCAGCTATCGTGTCACGGGCAATGCCGTGGGCATGGGCGAAGGTGCGGGCGTGGTGGCTGCCATTGCCGCCCAGACGAAGCGACTCCCTCAAGAAGTGCCCTGGGAAGAAGGATTGAGCCAACTCAAGAAGCTTAACCTGCGAGCCTAG
- a CDS encoding FAD-dependent oxidoreductase — MNTDVSSTELKRRAFLRAALSGAVMPAGLTLAADDAAAPTAAKPGVFHEAAQDLPLVEDADVIVCGAGPAGVTAAITAARAGARVRLFEWRGCLGGVWTAGLLGYFLDFNKPGFAKELRDKLDERGARANSTSTSRFCYDPEALKVLLEDLCVEAGVKFQLHTRVAAAFKEGQKLTTIVTESKSGRQAWSAPVFIDTTGDGDLGAQAGCSFEIGEAKECPCQPMSLNALLMVKDVEKLREFVRFGVPLPGENKDSEKKKRIKDALVQAGHFPSYAGATLWHVHGNLVFAMFNHEYGIKPWDAAEITAATVRARSEMQKMVAGLRGLGGPWDGIQIVATAEQIGVRDGRRITGRYTMNKDDLIQGARYDDGVTRATFGVDIHATSADHNRTAAIHATDIKVKAYDIPLRAMIAKDVDGLMMAGRCISGDFIAHASYRVTGNAVGMGEAAGVVAALAATSKRLPHEVDWSEGVAKLAAMGQRV; from the coding sequence ATGAATACCGATGTCTCTTCGACCGAACTGAAACGTCGCGCCTTCCTTCGCGCCGCCCTCTCGGGTGCAGTCATGCCAGCGGGGCTGACCTTAGCCGCCGATGACGCCGCGGCCCCCACAGCCGCCAAGCCAGGTGTGTTTCACGAGGCTGCTCAGGATCTGCCCCTGGTGGAAGATGCGGATGTCATCGTCTGTGGCGCAGGCCCTGCGGGAGTCACAGCGGCGATTACGGCCGCACGCGCCGGAGCTCGGGTGCGGCTGTTCGAGTGGCGTGGCTGCTTAGGCGGGGTGTGGACAGCGGGCTTGCTGGGTTACTTCCTGGACTTCAACAAACCTGGCTTTGCCAAAGAGCTGCGGGATAAGCTGGATGAGCGCGGCGCACGGGCCAACTCCACGAGCACGTCACGCTTTTGTTATGACCCGGAAGCGCTGAAGGTCTTGCTGGAGGATCTGTGTGTCGAAGCCGGAGTGAAGTTTCAGCTTCACACCCGAGTCGCCGCTGCTTTCAAAGAAGGCCAGAAGCTGACCACCATCGTCACGGAATCCAAAAGTGGTCGCCAAGCCTGGAGTGCCCCCGTTTTCATTGATACCACCGGTGATGGAGATCTCGGCGCTCAGGCCGGATGCTCCTTTGAAATCGGTGAGGCTAAGGAATGCCCCTGCCAGCCAATGTCGCTCAATGCCCTCCTCATGGTGAAGGATGTGGAGAAGCTGCGCGAATTCGTTCGCTTCGGGGTTCCTCTGCCGGGCGAGAATAAAGACAGCGAAAAGAAGAAGCGCATCAAGGACGCGCTGGTTCAAGCTGGGCACTTCCCTTCCTACGCTGGAGCCACGCTCTGGCATGTGCATGGCAATCTGGTCTTTGCCATGTTTAACCATGAGTATGGCATCAAACCTTGGGACGCGGCGGAGATCACCGCAGCCACTGTGCGTGCGCGCTCAGAAATGCAAAAGATGGTCGCCGGACTGCGTGGACTGGGTGGCCCCTGGGATGGAATTCAGATCGTGGCGACTGCGGAGCAGATCGGCGTGCGCGATGGCCGCCGCATCACGGGTCGTTACACCATGAACAAAGACGACCTCATCCAAGGAGCCCGCTACGATGATGGCGTCACCCGAGCCACCTTCGGTGTGGATATCCATGCCACCAGTGCCGATCACAATCGCACCGCGGCCATCCATGCCACCGACATCAAGGTCAAAGCCTACGACATCCCCCTGCGGGCCATGATCGCCAAAGATGTGGATGGTCTCATGATGGCTGGGCGCTGCATCAGTGGCGACTTCATCGCTCATGCCAGCTATCGTGTCACCGGCAATGCCGTCGGCATGGGCGAAGCAGCGGGTGTCGTGGCCGCCCTTGCCGCCACCTCCAAACGCCTTCCTCATGAGGTGGATTGGTCCGAAGGAGTCGCCAAACTCGCAGCCATGGGGCAGCGGGTCTAA
- a CDS encoding VOC family protein translates to MKTNAINWFEIYVTDLARARSFYETILQDKLQDAGMDCCEMAIFPYDNMKGIGGALTKMEGCQPGQTGTLVYLNVEGDLDGVLSRVTAAGGKIIRERFAIPPHGFIGIIEDTEGNAVGLHSMV, encoded by the coding sequence ATGAAAACGAACGCTATCAACTGGTTTGAAATTTACGTCACCGATCTGGCTCGCGCCCGCAGCTTTTATGAAACCATCCTCCAGGACAAGCTCCAGGATGCTGGCATGGATTGCTGTGAAATGGCCATCTTCCCCTATGATAACATGAAGGGCATCGGCGGTGCTCTCACCAAGATGGAAGGCTGCCAGCCCGGCCAGACGGGCACGTTGGTTTATCTGAATGTCGAAGGAGATCTGGATGGCGTGCTTTCCCGCGTCACTGCCGCAGGGGGCAAGATCATCCGCGAGCGCTTCGCCATCCCTCCTCACGGTTTCATTGGCATCATTGAGGACACCGAAGGCAATGCCGTGGGCCTACACAGCATGGTGTAA
- a CDS encoding helix-turn-helix transcriptional regulator, whose amino-acid sequence MNRIDRLTGMILLLQSHRVITAEQIAAHFEMSMRTVYRDLAALGEAGVPIVAEAGVGYSLMRGYHMPPVMFTEQEAAALFMSGEVTEQIADDTLRGALRSALLKVRAVLPKERQDQLNRLKHAVGVWLNPRSKEDNHRSLMPLQQAVAHRRCVSMAYNAGSKGVITSRIIEPLGMMFYAREWHLIAFCRLRQEFRDFRLDRMVRWEVLTERFMGHENFSVKAFLESSLNEHAVLPTTVCFAPESLDRVRREMSCPDVKEEVLPDGRVRMEMLAYSQEWLVGWLMSFGRHVEVLHPPELRQQMRDMALHIASRHEA is encoded by the coding sequence ATGAACCGCATTGATCGTCTCACAGGCATGATTCTGCTGCTGCAGAGTCATCGGGTCATCACGGCGGAGCAGATTGCCGCGCATTTTGAGATGAGCATGCGCACGGTGTATCGAGATCTGGCGGCTTTGGGTGAGGCCGGAGTTCCCATCGTGGCCGAGGCAGGGGTGGGTTACAGCCTCATGCGGGGTTATCACATGCCGCCGGTGATGTTTACTGAGCAGGAAGCTGCCGCATTGTTCATGAGTGGTGAGGTCACCGAGCAGATTGCCGATGACACGCTGCGTGGCGCATTACGCTCCGCCTTACTCAAGGTCCGGGCGGTGCTGCCCAAGGAACGTCAGGATCAACTCAATCGCCTGAAGCATGCTGTGGGTGTGTGGCTCAACCCACGCAGCAAGGAGGACAATCATCGCTCCCTCATGCCTCTCCAGCAGGCGGTGGCGCATCGGCGCTGTGTTTCCATGGCCTACAATGCAGGTAGTAAAGGCGTGATCACCAGCCGCATCATCGAGCCTCTGGGCATGATGTTTTACGCCCGTGAATGGCACCTCATCGCCTTCTGCCGATTGCGTCAGGAGTTTCGAGATTTTCGTCTGGATCGCATGGTGCGCTGGGAAGTGCTCACCGAGCGCTTCATGGGCCATGAGAACTTCTCAGTGAAAGCCTTCCTCGAAAGCTCACTCAATGAGCATGCGGTGCTACCCACAACGGTCTGTTTTGCACCTGAGAGCCTTGATCGTGTGCGGCGCGAGATGTCTTGTCCCGACGTCAAGGAAGAGGTGCTGCCGGATGGCCGCGTGCGTATGGAGATGCTGGCTTATTCGCAGGAATGGCTGGTAGGATGGCTGATGAGCTTTGGCAGACATGTCGAGGTGCTGCATCCGCCGGAGCTACGGCAGCAGATGCGGGACATGGCCCTGCACATCGCCAGCCGTCACGAGGCCTGA
- a CDS encoding DUF1552 domain-containing protein has protein sequence MKSSSQFSRRQFLRGAGIMLGLPWFESVSSFGAPVVKGTPQAPRRLGICFFGNGVNPHHWGASNGPGGIEFLQTLKPLEPVKNKVMVFKGLWNPSTVAGPGGHYPKMNILSGLKVKQTTTDVEVGLTMDQIIAAKVGQNTPVASLAIGTEGPKYSTDSGYTSLYSAYLSWSSPTTPAPKEIYPQQAFDQLFDDGSKRARDKSVLDLVMQDASSLRGKLSRRDGQKLDEYLTSVRELEQRIARAEKLSTAEASTRGWQPSVKTPWLARPASGIPAQQEEHVKLMLDIMVLAFQMDRTRVVTNMLTNDLSGMNFGFLGIKGGQHELSHHANDAERLAAYQKGNEYMVKVWSEALQKMEATNEGERSLLDNSMIVLTSSLFDGNAHDSTQLPLVLAGGGGGTLRGGRYFDYSKDENRKLCRLHLALMDRMGVKTSHFGDADNPLSDLA, from the coding sequence ATGAAAAGTTCTTCCCAGTTCTCCCGCCGTCAGTTCCTGCGTGGTGCAGGCATCATGCTCGGCCTGCCGTGGTTTGAGTCCGTCTCCTCCTTTGGCGCACCGGTCGTCAAAGGCACTCCACAGGCCCCACGACGCCTGGGGATCTGCTTTTTCGGGAACGGGGTAAACCCGCACCACTGGGGGGCCTCCAATGGCCCTGGCGGGATCGAATTTCTCCAGACTCTGAAGCCCCTGGAGCCGGTGAAAAACAAGGTGATGGTCTTCAAAGGCCTCTGGAACCCCTCCACCGTAGCGGGCCCGGGCGGTCACTATCCGAAGATGAACATCCTCTCCGGTCTGAAGGTGAAGCAAACCACCACGGATGTGGAAGTGGGCCTCACCATGGACCAGATCATCGCCGCCAAGGTGGGGCAAAACACCCCCGTGGCCAGCCTGGCCATCGGCACCGAGGGACCGAAATACAGCACCGACAGCGGCTACACCTCCCTTTACTCCGCCTATCTCTCCTGGAGCAGCCCCACCACGCCAGCTCCCAAGGAAATCTATCCACAGCAGGCCTTCGATCAGCTCTTTGACGACGGTAGCAAGCGTGCCCGTGACAAGAGCGTGCTGGACCTGGTGATGCAAGACGCTAGCAGCCTGCGTGGCAAGCTGAGCCGTCGCGATGGTCAGAAGCTGGACGAATATCTCACCTCCGTGCGTGAACTCGAACAGCGCATCGCCCGGGCTGAGAAACTCAGCACGGCGGAAGCCTCCACCCGTGGCTGGCAACCTAGCGTGAAGACGCCTTGGCTCGCTCGCCCCGCCTCAGGCATCCCGGCTCAGCAGGAGGAGCATGTGAAACTCATGCTGGACATCATGGTGCTGGCTTTCCAGATGGATCGGACCCGTGTGGTGACCAACATGCTGACCAATGATCTTTCTGGCATGAACTTCGGCTTCCTGGGCATCAAGGGCGGTCAGCACGAGCTCTCCCACCATGCCAACGACGCCGAGCGCCTAGCCGCCTATCAAAAAGGCAACGAATACATGGTCAAGGTGTGGTCCGAAGCCCTCCAGAAAATGGAAGCCACCAACGAAGGTGAACGCTCCCTGCTGGATAACAGCATGATCGTCCTCACCTCCAGTCTCTTTGACGGCAATGCCCACGACTCCACCCAGCTTCCGCTGGTGCTGGCCGGTGGCGGTGGTGGCACCCTGCGTGGGGGCCGTTACTTCGATTACAGCAAGGACGAGAACCGCAAGCTCTGCCGTCTGCACCTGGCTCTCATGGACCGTATGGGCGTGAAGACCAGTCACTTCGGTGATGCCGACAATCCGCTCTCCGATCTGGCTTAA